TTCTGGATACGTCACCATCAGTTTGCCGGTGGTGGGCACTGGGTAAGCGATTACGTCTTGTGCCAAAGCCATCTCTTTGGAACTGGCCGTGACGGCGCCTACTTTTTGCAGTCTGATCGCGTCAATGGTCACGTAGGTAGTAGCCTGGCCCGCCGTAGCCGATGCCTGGTTGGTTACTACCAGTGAGTCATTGGCACTCAGCTCAAACGTACCTACCGCATTGAACTTTGAACCGTTGGTAGACTGGTCCATCTTCACAACCGGCTGTGCCACTCCGTCATGGTAAATAGTATACGGCGTGTCTTTGGCTCTATTAGAGGACGCCACCCACCAGGAGCTGATCTCATATCGGCCGGGCTCCAGTCCCACAAATTTGTACGTGGCTCGTTTATCACCGGTACCGGTAGCCATGATTCTGGCCTTGGAAGTACCGTAAAACCCTGCATTGCCCGTCTCACCCCAGTTGCCGTTCCAGGTTTTGAAAGACTCGCTCATCTCCGTGTCCAGAATAATGGCCTCAGGAGCGCGCTGTTTTAAAATGAGCGCGGTGGGCATGGCTCTTTCGGTTCCATCTGAGGGCCTAATGGTGGTCTGGCCTTTCACTACCATGGAAGAAGACCCGCCTCCGTCCAGGTTAAGGGCCTCCACTGCGCCTAAGCTTATCATGACATCTGCCACCTCGCTTAAGGTAGCACCTTCGCCCACACCCAGATTGCCACCTTCAATAACCAATAAAATCAGCTTCTTATCAGCGGTATAGCCAATGGCCGTGCGGGCTCTGCGGGAGGTGTTGTCAATGACAATCATCTCCTCGGCGTCAGTGATTCTCTTCTCACCGTTCATGACCAGCACCGGCGAGCCGCCTATGCCCACAAAAGGTTTCCATTCTTCTCCATTGGAAGGGAATGTGGCACTGGGCACCGGTTGCGGCGCCTCTCCCAGCTTATTGGGGCTAGGCGCGGAGTAACTGTAGGTTTTATTGGCGGCGTCTACGCTATAAATCCAGGTGACGTCTGGGATGTTGTTGGCCATTATCCCAAAAGCGCCGCGTGTGGGATAGTATGCCGTAGAAGTACCGTTCAAATCACGGTTGAAGGTTTTGATGTTGGGTACCAATACGGCTCCTTCCTGTGCCACGTAACTATACGAAGCGTTGCCCCCGA
The nucleotide sequence above comes from Nibribacter ruber. Encoded proteins:
- a CDS encoding phosphodiester glycosidase family protein; amino-acid sequence: MLTSLPLFKRLSLAGLFLVVMQPSFGQMVWTKPSALNAGLPASVEVFTSTTPLAPGVATKAYYTLADIKDPSLELKAVYGGGTSSKTPSQYFAAEQREPAYMAINGGFFGGNASYSYVAQEGAVLVPNIKTFNRDLNGTSTAYYPTRGAFGIMANNIPDVTWIYSVDAANKTYSYSAPSPNKLGEAPQPVPSATFPSNGEEWKPFVGIGGSPVLVMNGEKRITDAEEMIVIDNTSRRARTAIGYTADKKLILLVIEGGNLGVGEGATLSEVADVMISLGAVEALNLDGGGSSSMVVKGQTTIRPSDGTERAMPTALILKQRAPEAIILDTEMSESFKTWNGNWGETGNAGFYGTSKARIMATGTGDKRATYKFVGLEPGRYEISSWWVASSNRAKDTPYTIYHDGVAQPVVKMDQSTNGSKFNAVGTFELSANDSLVVTNQASATAGQATTYVTIDAIRLQKVGAVTASSKEMALAQDVIAYPVPTTGKLMVTYPEALRRKGTVQVLGLAGNAVLPQQTLSKNVVELNLKGLAAGVYLVVLESPEGKVVKRVLKQ